The following are encoded together in the Strongyloides ratti genome assembly S_ratti_ED321, chromosome : 2 genome:
- a CDS encoding Lysosomal protective protein — MLTSSFFVFVTALVGFAVLTVTQGNNDKIDKLPGLNFDINFNHYSGYFQVSENHFLHYWFVESQGNPEKDPVIFWFNGGPGCSSIDGLLNEMGPYTTAEDGKTLKENPYAWNKLANVMYIESPAGVGYSYSSDGNTTTNDDQTALENYNAVKEFYKLYPQFRRNPLFIMAESYGGVYGPSLTAKIVEGMNDFKINLKGMAIGNGYVNEKLNVDTSVRFAYGHGIIDEKIWTTLEQECCHGCIESCDLTAVEGHCARIVEDIFQFLWFGGLNPYDLYRNCDPNPDVNSKKMEAIQRGVTFLRSIPSYSRLFKADLYRKYSQPRVMGASVPCLNDSELVSYMNSKETREALHIPESVQSWDICSDKITTSYQKQYTDMTPFFKTIIEGNVRILLYYGDTDMACNFMMGQQFASSLGLKRRISKQPWKFDRQIAGFKTIYDGLTFLTVRGAGHMAPQWKAPQMYYAIQQFLMNHPI; from the exons ATGTTAACTTCATCgttttttgtttttgttaCTGCTCTTGTTGGGTTTGCTGTTTTAACAGTAACACAAGGAAACAATGacaaaattgataaattacctggtttaaattttgatattaattttaatcattattCTGGATATTTTCAAGTATCAGAAAATCATTTCTTACATTATTGGTTTGTAGAATCTCAAGGAAATCCAGAAAAAGACCCTGTTATCTTTTGGTTTAATGGTGGTCCag GTTGTTCAAGTATTGATGGTCTTCTTAATGAAATGGGACCATACACTACTGCTGAGGATGgaaaaacattaaaagaaaatccATATGCTTGGAATAAACTTGCTAATGTTATGTATATTGAATCACCAGCTGGTGTTGGATATTCATACAGTTCAGATGGAAACACAACAACAAATGATGATCAAACTGctttagaaaattataatgCTGTTAAggaattttataaattatatccACAATTCCGTCGTAATCCTTTGTTTATTATGGCTGAGTCATATGGAGGTGTATATGGACCATCATTAACAGCAAAAATTGTTGAAGGAATGAATGATTTCAAGATTAATCTTAAAGGTATGGCTATCGGAAATGGTTATGTTAATGAGAAATTGAATGTTGATACTTCTGTAAGATTTGCCTATGGACATGGAAttattgatgaaaaaatCTGGACAACTCTTGAACAAGAATGTTGCCATGGATGTATTGAAAGTTGTGATTTGACAGCAGTTGAAGGACATTGTGCACGTATTGTTGAAGATATTTTCCAATTTTTATGGTTTGGAGGACTTAATCCATATGATTTATATAGAAATTGTGATCCAAATCCAGATGTTAACTCAAAGAAGATGGAAGCAATCCAACGTGGTGTTACATTCCTCCGATCTATTCCATCATACAGTCGTCTTTTTAAAGCCGATTTATATCGAAAATACAGTCAACCAAGAGTTATGGGAGCTTCTGTTCCATGTCTTAATGATAGTGAACTTGTCTCTTACATGAATTCCAAAGAAACCCGTGAAGCTCTTCATATTCCAGAATCAGTTCAAAGTTGGGATATTTGTTCTGACAAAATTACCACATCATACCAAAAACAATACACTGATATGACACCTTTCTTCAAAACAATTATTGAGGGAAATGTAAGAATTCTTTTGTACTATGGAGATACAGATATGGCATGTAACTTTATGATGGGACAACAATTTGCATCCTCCCTCGGTCTCAAGAGAAGAATTTCTAAACAACCATGGAAATTTGATAGACAAATTGCTGGGTTCAAAACAATATATGATGGTTTGACATTCTTGACAGTTCGTGGTGCAGGACATATGGCTCCACAATGGAAAGCTCCACAAATGTATTATGCCATTCAACAATTCCTCATGAACCATCCAATTTAA
- a CDS encoding Methylmalonyl-CoA mutase, mitochondrial — translation MLRFNKYFHTKTTFNFSRTCSTTVPLHPEWTEMARKQLKGKDPESLVWHTSEGINIKPLYTLQDRQNDFKNNNVELPGQFPYTRGPYPTMYTQRPWTIRQYAGFSTVEESNKFYKENIKAGQQGVSVAFDLPTHRGYDSDNPRVFGDVGMAGVAVDSVEDMKALFDGIPLDKISVSMTMNGAVIPVLAMYIVAAEESGVEQKLLAGTIQNDILKEFMVRNTYIYPPEPSMRIIADIFAYTAKHMPKFNSISISGYHIQEAGADAALELAFTIADGLQYCQTGLDAGLNIDQFAPRLSFFWGISMNFYMEIAKMRAARKLWAHLVKERFNPKNPRSTMLRTHSQTSGWSLTAQDPYNNIIRTTIEAMASIFGGTQSLHTNAFDEAVCLPTRHSARIARNTQIILQEETGICKVADPWGGSYMMESLTEELYNKAYNIIKEIDEMGGMAKAVSSGMPKLRIEEAAAKKQAKIDKGDEVIVGVNKYKLEKEDPIEVLHIDNKKVREQQCAKLKHIRETRDKKRAEAAIQKIKDCCKNGENLMEAAVEAARARVTVGEMSDAMESVFSRYAATTKMISGAYISSYGESNEVESVIKRVSKFAEKEGRQPRIMVAKLGQDGHDRGAKIVATGFADLGFDVDVGPLFQTPKEAAQQAVDADVHIIGASSLAAGHLTLVPQLVGELKKLGREDIMVITGGVIPVQDYDALYKSGVACVFGPGTRLPDCANEILDKLEAKAV, via the coding sequence ATGCTTcgatttaataaatattttcatactaaaactacttttaatttttcaagaaCATGTTCAACCACTGTACCATTACATCCAGAATGGACTGAAATGGCTAGAAAACAATTAAAAGGAAAAGATCCTGAATCATTAGTATGGCATACTAGTGAAGGTATCAATATTAAACCATTATATACACTTCAAGATCGtcaaaatgattttaaaaataataatgttgagTTACCGGGACAATTTCCTTATACAAGAGGACCATATCCTACTATGTATACACAAAGACCATGGACTATTAGACAATATGCAGGATTTTCAACTGTAGAAGaatctaataaattttataaagaaaatattaaggCAGGTCAACAAGGAGTTTCAGTAGCTTTTGATTTACCAACTCATAGAGGATATGATTCTGATAATCCACGTGTTTTTGGTGATGTTGGTATGGCTGGTGTAGCAGTAGATTCAGTTGAAGATATGAAAGCTCTTTTTGATGGAATTCCTCTTGATAAAATATCTGTTTCTATGACTATGAATGGTGCTGTTATTCCAGTTTTAGCTATGTATATTGTTGCAGCTGAAGAAAGTGGAGtagaacaaaaattattagcaGGAACAATtcaaaatgatatattaaaagaatttatggttagaaatacatatatatatccaCCAGAACCATCAATGAGAATTATTGCAGATATATTTGCTTATACTGCTAAACATATGCCTAAATTTAATTCTATTTCTATTTCTGGATATCATATACAAGAAGCTGGTGCTGATGCAGCTTTAGAATTAGCCTTTACTATTGCTGATGGTTTACAATATTGTCAAACTGGTTTAGATGCTGGATTAAATATTGATCAATTTGCCCCAAGACTCTCTTTCTTCTGGGGTATAtcaatgaatttttatatggAAATTGCCAAAATGAGAGCTGCTAGAAAATTATGGGCACATTTAGTCAAAGAAAGATTTAATCCAAAAAATCCACGTTCTACTATGTTAAGAACACATTCACAAACTTCTGGATGGTCTTTAACTGCTCAAGAtccatataataatattattagaacAACAATTGAAGCTATGGCTTCAATATTTGGAGGTACACAATCACTTCATACAAATGCTTTTGATGAAGCTGTATGCCTACCAACAAGACATTCTGCTCGTATTGCCAGAAATacacaaattattttacaagaAGAAACTGGAATTTGTAAAGTAGCAGATCCATGGGGTGGTTCATATATGATGGAAAGTTTAACTGAAGAATTATACAATAAGGcgtataatattattaaagaaattgatGAGATGGGAGGTATGGCTAAAGCTGTCTCAAGTGGAATGCCAAAATTACGTATTGAAGAAGCAGCTGCTAAAAAACAAGCTAAAATAGATAAAGGTGATGAAGTTATTGTTGgtgttaataaatataaacttgAAAAAGAAGATCCAATTGAAGTTCTtcatattgataataaaaaagttagaGAACAACAATGTGCTAAACTTAAACATATAAGAGAAACTAGAGATAAAAAAAGAGCTGAAGCTgctattcaaaaaataaaagattgcTGTAAAAATGGTGAAAATCTTATGGAAGCTGCTGTTGAAGCAGCTCGTGCAAGAGTAACAGTTGGAGAGATGAGTGATGCTATGGAAAGTGTTTTTTCACGTTATGCTGCAACAACTAAAATGATTTCTGGAGCATATATTAGTAGTTATGGTGAGTCAAACGAAGTAGAATCTGTAATAAAAAGAGTATCAAAGTTTGCTGAGAAAGAGGGACGCCAACCAAGAATAATGGTTGCTAAACTTGGTCAAGATGGTCATGATAGAGGAGCAAAAATTGTAGCTACAGGTTTTGCTGATCTTGGTTTTGATGTTGATGTTGGACCACTTTTCCAAACTCCAAAAGAGGCAGCCCAACAAGCTGTAGATGCTGATGTTCATATTATTGGAGCAAGTAGTTTAGCTGCTGGTCATTTAACATTGGTTCCACAATTAGTAggagaattaaaaaaattaggtCGTGAGGATATTATGGTAATAACAGGAGGTGTTATTCCTGTTCAAGATTATGATGCCTTATACAAATCTGGTGTTGCTTGTGTCTTTGGACCTGGAACAAGACTACCTGACTGTGCAAATGAAATTTTGGACAAATTAGAAGCAAAAGCTGTATAA
- a CDS encoding Ribosome biogenesis protein WDR12, with translation MTSGDNPHIAVSFFSRDPILNIPDDIFNIPTSSDVEKLNLLIKTAIDDCDINFNFIVDNTLITTTIDNYLIESGKTIEGCLKVECIGKQNPPRPDKDIPHNDWVGAVRVTNNYIISGTFDGVLNVFDHSGKNILKKEITNDPIKCMVVNIDQNNDKVLCVTGHQDQTLTLSEITNDENKKVQLATVAILRGHARSVDCVAMRNDKIVSGSYDTTLKVWDTSLTKNVFTDNNKEKKQKLTTVTKTPLVTLQSHKEGISGVSWSNENDKQVATVSWDHSIILWDLETSTVSSKIGSNKSFTSIAMHPSNSTCITGSVDPIARLYDVRCNTGAMVKCSFQSHKSWISAVDWCKTKDHLFITASYDNSVKMWDVRAPKVNLYDLFGHEDRVLCADWSDFGIIASGSVDATVKTFRT, from the exons atgacTTCCGGAGATAATCCTCATATTGCTgtgtcttttttttctagagatcctat aTTAAATATACCAGATGATATCTTTAATATTCCAACATCATCAGatgtagaaaaattaaatctcCTCATTAAAACTGCTATTGATGATTGTGatattaactttaattttattgttgatAATACTTTAATAACAACTACAATagataattatttgattGAAAGTGGTAAAACAATTGAAGGATGTTTGAAAGTTGAATGTATTGGTAAACAAAATCCTCCCAGACCTGATAAAGATATACCTCATAATGATTGGGTTGGTGCTGTTAGAGTTACTAATAATTACATAATTTCTGGTACATTTGATGGagtattaaatgtttttgatCATAGTGGAAAAAATATCCTTAAGAAAGAAATTACAAATGATCCAATTAAATGTATGGTTGTTAATATTGatcaaaataatgataaagttTTGTGTGTTACTGGACATCAAGATCAAACATTAACTCTTAGTGAGATAAcaaatgatgaaaataaaaaagttcaATTAGCAACAGTAGCTATTTTACGTGGTCATGCTAGATCAGTAGATTGTGTTGCAATgagaaatgataaaattgtttCTGGAAGTTATGATACTACCTTAAAAGTATGGGATACaagtttaacaaaaaatgtttttacagataacaataaagaaaaaaaacagAAACTTACTACTGTTACAAAGACACCACTTGTAACATTACAAAGTCATAAAGAAGGAATATCTGGAGTTTCATGGAGTAATGAGAATGATAAACAAGTTGCTACTGTTTCATGGGATCATTCTATTATACTGTGGGATCTTGAAACATCAACTGTTTCTTCAAAAATTGGATCAAATAAAAGTTTCACTTCAATTGCAATGCATCCTTCAAATTCAACATGCATTACTGGTTCAGTTGATCCAATTGCCAGACTTTATGATGTTCGATGTAACACTGGAGCTATGGTTAAATGCTCTTTCCAATCTCATAAATCGTGGATTAGTGCTGTTGATTGGTGTAAAACAAAAGATCATCTTTTTATAACAGCTAGTTATGATAATTCAGTAAAGATGTGGGATGTTCGTGCTCCAAAAGTTAATCTTTATGATCTTTTTGGTCACGAGGATCGTGTTCTTTGTGCTGATTGGAGTGATTTTGGTATTATAGCTAGTGGTAGCGTTGATGCAACTGTTAAAACTTTTAGAACATAA
- a CDS encoding Corepressor interacting with RBPJ 1 codes for MGKGFQNFMSKKDFHPSAIWNLKRKYEALEKQKMEEKRQAEMDELYKKEQEILEHKALLGDEKAKLGLSFMYDAPAGINKREEENKPEPKFEWQRKYNAPREAYARNNDQIVDQPFGIEVRHVRCVKCKKWGHLNTDSECPMFSKDDEFTSTNPSEIFKAGKANSSVATKQEPSVSKGQLIYEMKEEHGLLLKEKILSNIRTDECLTSLAMQINIKYFKKFLKKRQKKKRKKKGVKKKKSTNVNKLMSNVQKTISKKEAQRQAIDLSEALDGLSNLLFKLVERKRQLILEHDMLKEELVKKSSNKQNK; via the exons atGGGAAAAggatttcaaaattttatgtcCAAGAAGGATTTTCATCCTTCGGCCATATGGAATTTGAAAAGGAAATATGAAGCActtgaaaaacaaaaaatggaAGAAAAAAGGCAGGCAGAAATGGATgagttatataaaaaagaacaaGAAATTTTAGAACATAAAGCACTTCTTGGAGATGAAAAAGCTAAACTTGGTCTTAGTTTTATGTATGATGCTCCAGCaggtataaataaaagagaagaagaaaataaacCAGAACCTAAATTTGAATGGCAAAGGAAATATAATGCTCCAAGGGAGGCGTATGCTAGAAACAATGACCAAATTGTAGATCAGCCATTTGGTATTGAAGTGAGACATGTAAGATGtgtaaaatgtaaaaaatggGGACATCTTAATACTGATAGTGAATGTCCAATGTTTTCAAAAGACGATGAATTTACCAGTACTAATCCCtcagaaatatttaaagctGGAAAAGCAAACTCATCAGTTGCAACTAAACAAGAGCCTTCTGTAAGTAAAGGACAATTGATATATGAAATGAAAGAAGAGCATggattattattaaaagaaaagatatTATCTAATATTCGTACAGATGAATGCTTGACGTCTCTTG CGATGcagataaatataaaatacttcaaaaaattcttaaaaaagaggcaaaaaaagaaaagaaaaaaaaaaggcgtgaagaaaaaaaaaagcacaaatgtaaataaatt AATGTCTAATGTACAAAAAactatttcaaaaaaagaaGCTCAAAGACAAGCTATAGATTTATCAGAAGCTTTAGATGGATTAAgtaatttattgtttaaattgGTTGAAAGAAAACGACAATTAATTCTTGAACATGATATGTTGAAAGAGGAATTGGTCAAGAAGTCAtcaaataaacaaaataaataa
- a CDS encoding BRCT domain-containing protein translates to MEGKFEKLDLIIDKLKIKKYKKFVKVSEKEIKKYTEQELIQEDNYICDGYNFVQYYNNKNYKFDRRIVFYINLSNPDSLQLIKKSGYCVEYTTFLNEAIFHPICKSLWKRTKYFEDISILESLSSGRRIITYDNVHTSYLRNEPNLLYLLSHFIDQSTFFFDNLSFLVDKSFFNNDVSENFFIKLINILRNFGAIVYHRKAQLYDNKNVIVLTDLSSSKIDDNVKTFYDVKIAHINLVYDSIWHKKVVDMDPYLL, encoded by the exons atggaAGGTAAATTCGAAAAGCTAGATTtgattattgataaattgaaaattaaaaagtacaaAAAGTTTGTTAAAGTTTCTGAAAAAGAGAt aaaaaaatatacagaGCAAGAACTTATTCAAGAAGACAATTATATATGTGATGGTTATAATTTTgttcaatattataataataagaattACAAATTTGATCGTCGG atagtattttatattaatttgtcAAATCCTGATTCCCtacaattaataaagaaGTCGGGTTATTGTGTAGAATACACAACTTTTCTTAACGAAGCAATTTTTCATCCTATATGTAAAAGCCTATGGAAACGaactaaatattttgaagacATATCTATTCTTGAATCACTATCATCCGGTAGAAGAATAATTACTTATGATAATGTACATACAAGTTACCTTCGAAATGAACcaaatcttttatatttattatctcATTTTATTGATCAATCaactttcttttttgataatttatcatttcttGTAGACAAGTCtttctttaataatgatgtttcagaaaatttttttattaaattaattaatattcttaGAAATTTTGGTGCTATTGTATATCATAGAAAGGCACAactttatgataataaaaatgtaatagtTTTAACTGATTTATCAAGTAGTAAAATTGATGATAATGTCAAAACTTTTTATGATGTCAAAATAGCTCATATCAATTTAGTATACGATAGTATTTGGCATAAAAAAGTTGTAGATATGGATCCTTATCTTTTGTAG
- a CDS encoding Endosulphine family-containing protein, whose translation MDVRLSEEKKQEELLKAKGGDLPSIPTSKFLQKRLNQRKFFDSGDYNMNKEQEKKAHPRVHPLNQSCNEPLPPPQPKELDAINEDGLTVPTPENVPQRKSSILFPDVHSKLSPTPHIHHEQDELFSKN comes from the exons atggATGTTAGATTAAGCgaagaaaaaaaacaagAAGAATTGTTGAAAGCTAAAGGTGGGGATCTTCCATCAATTCCAAcatctaaatttttacaaaaacgTCTAAACCAAAGA aaattttttgattctGGTGACTATAATATGAATAAAGAACAAGAAAAGAAAGCACATCCTCGTGTTCATCCATTAAATCAAAGTTGCAATGAGCCGCTTCCACCACCACAACCAAAAGAATTAGATGCAATTAATGAAGATGGGTTGACAGTACCAACACCAGAAAATGTTCCACAACGTAAAAGTTCTATACTATTTCCCGATGTACACAGTAAACTATCACCAACCCCACATATCCATCATGAACAGGATGaacttttttcaaaaaattga
- a CDS encoding BcDNA.GH10229, which yields MVWFEGSVAEAVSKCKADKALFIVYLHHNYESNNPETLRMEELWTLIDPSFFSVPYVAIKVEENSLSARQFSCIYKNPLFPSVYFIGTDAKPIDVITLIEECDESIFVDKISNAFKKFAIDNGYIETEWSGMTKEEKAIHAQKLIAERKAKKAEAEQAEARERELRRRMDGKAMLETKERAKELELKEAAAAIKKQKQEDAAYKKRILEQMALERKDKQLEEEERLKNMMAGDVSKPSAPKITSIPTDVCRVQIRFPDGKTIVKEFQSKDKLQVLKDAIINEKKMTTDFAIVQAYPRKELIEFEKDFLELQLTPSTTVLVIPNENKVSSMRLVRNVHSTFWTFVFESLIIIFNFFLSFIGFSSITSANAPNVQEQTQSNNDKKKDDVIDKEEKLNRIPPSAAEVRQRGNIRFLQNSTRDKPDDDDLTETFNGNSTSQL from the exons atgGTCTGGTTTGAAGGAAGTGTAGCTGAAGCCGTTTCTAAGTGTAAAGCTGATAAAGCATTGTTTATTGTTTATCTTCATCATAATTATG aatCAAATAATCCTGAGACTTTACGTATGGAAGAGTTATGGACTCTAATTGATCCATCATTCTTTAGTGTACCTTATGTTGCAATTAAGGTTGAAGAAAATTCTCTTTCAGCAAGACAATTTAGTTGTATCT ataaaaatccATTATTCCCTtctgtttattttattggtACTGATGCAAAACCAATTGATGTTATAACATTAATTGAGGAATGTGATGAGAGTAtatttgttgataaaatatcaaacgcttttaaaaaatttgctATTGATAATGGGTACATTGAAACCGAGTGGAGCGGAATGACTAAAGAAGAGAAAGCTATTCATGCTCAGAAGTTAATTGCTGAACGCAAAGCTAAGAAAGCTGAAGCTGAACAAGCTGAGGCTAGAGAAAGAGAACTCCGTAGAAGAATGGATGGTAAGGCTATGCTTGAGACAAAAGAACGTGCCAAAGAACTTGAATTGAAAGAAGCTGCTGCtgcaataaaaaaacaaaaacaaGAAGATGCTGCTTATAAAAAGAGAATATTAGAGCAAATGGCACTTGAAAGAAAAGACAAACAACTTGAAGAAGAGGAACgtcttaaaaatatgatgGCTGGAGATGTTTCTAAACCAAGTGCTCCAAAAATAACATCAATTCCAACAGATGTTTGCCGTGTTCAAATACGTTTTCCAGATGGTAAAACTATTGTAAAAGAATTTCAATCAAAAGACAAACTTCAAGTATTGAAAGATGCTATTATCAATGAGAAGAAAATGACAACCGATTTTGCTATTGTCCAAGCATATCCAAGAAAGGAACTGATTGAATTTGAAAAAGACTTTTTGGAACTTCAACTTACACCATCAACAACAGTTTTAGTTATTCCT AATGAAAATAAAGTATCGTCGATGCGGCTGGTTAGAAATGTTCATTCCACTTTTTGGACATTTGTTTTTGAATCattgattattatttttaattttttcttatctttTATTGGTTTTTCTTCTATTACTAGTGCTAATGCACCAAATGTCCAAGAACAAACACAATCTaataatgacaaaaaaaaggATGACGTTATTgataaagaagaaaaattaaatcgTATTCCACCTAGTGCTGCTGAAGTTAGACAACGTGGCAACATAAGGTTTTTACAAAATTCAACTAGAGATAAACctgatgatgatgatttaACAGAAACTTTCAATGGCAACTCAACTTCACAATTGTAA
- a CDS encoding Tyrosyl-DNA phosphodiesterase 1: protein MDDSPPEKRFKQNCQQNESPISDGVYLNKIPDIHNDKKINSIHLKDIINNVHPQKSVFFTFYVRESFFDEIYGNYKIGLNNITLIIGVGRDIIKTVKEQKYENDNIKRRYVPMEPYASHHTKLSLFFENDGKPHVVVGTANLNSDEWDNITQALYYAKGQEKLQDYEYEKDFFLTDIVHYLESGYKNQIFYDEDIIPLINDLKKWSFIHIKDRIIFSICGMKIPKVMNSFGMNKIRLLLEECKDKLRQISYFVVQCSSIGFIGPSEKKWLVDGFLKNLTNGQLNSLDKLKIIYPSLDDVRNSINGYESGYLFPYTKRNKEKQGKYINPCLHRWKSETLNRTRYLPHIKTYTAFDHSDKPIYQFIGSHNLSKAAWGEMDAYGTFVMKNYEVGFFTFDEKSMIIPYDLPLVKYQSDQQIWTINESHMELDCNGYVYDINNEILYNTY, encoded by the coding sequence ATGGATGACAGTCCACCAGAAAAGAGGTTCAAACAAAATTGTCAACAAAATGAGTCTCCAATTTCAGATGGAgtttatttgaataaaattccAGATATacataatgataaaaaaataaatagtattcatttaaaagacataataaataatgtcCACCCCCAAAAATCtgtattttttactttttatgttcgtgaatcattttttgatgaaatttatggaaactataaaattggtttaaataatataactcTTATCATTGGTGTCGGTAGggatattataaaaacagttaaagaacaaaaatatgaaaatgaCAACATTAAAAGAAGATATGTTCCTATGGAGCCATATGCTTCACATCATACTAAATtgtcattattttttgaaaatgatGGTAAACCACATGTTGTTGTTGGGACTGCAAATTTAAATTCAGATGAATGGGATAATATTACACAGGCACTTTATTATGCTAAGGGTCAGGAAAAGTTACAAGATTATGAATatgaaaaagatttttttcttaCTGATATTGTACATTATTTAGAATCAGgatataaaaatcaaatattttatgatgaAGATATTATACCATtgataaatgatttaaaaaaatggagttttattcatattaaaGATCGTATAATTTTCTCTATTTGTGGTATGAAAATACCAAAAGTTATGAATAGTTTTGGtatgaataaaataagaCTATTGTTAGAAGAAtgtaaagataaattaaggCAAATTAGTTATTTTGTTGTTCAATGTAGTAGTATTGGGTTTATAGGACCATCAGAAAAAAAGTGGCTTGTAGATGGTTtccttaaaaatttaactaatGGACAACTAAATAGTCTTgataaattgaaaataatttatccaTCTTTAGATGATGTAAGAAACTCAATAAATGGATATGAAAGTGGTTATTTGTTCCCATATACCAAACGAAATAAAGAAAAGCAgggaaaatatattaatccTTGTTTACATAGATGGAAGTCAGAAACTTTAAATAGAACCCGTTATTTACCACATATCAAAACATATACTGCATTTGATCATAGTGATAAAcctatttatcaatttattgGAAGTCATAATCTTTCAAAAGCTGCTTGGGGAGAAATGGATGCTTATGGGACATTTGTCATGAAAAATTATGAAGTTGGATTTTTTACATTTGATGAAAAATCAATGATAATTCCATACGATCTTCCACTTGTTAAATATCAATCTGATCAACAAATTTGGACTATAAATGAATCTCATATGGAACTTGATTGTAATGGATATGtatatgatataaataatgagatattatataatacttattaa
- a CDS encoding Immunoglobulin subtype 2 domain and Immunoglobulin subtype domain and Immunoglobulin-like domain and Immunoglobulin I-set domain and Immunoglobulin-like fold domain-containing protein yields the protein MLAVIFFVLITYSTTNIHSIITTSKPQEIKYRKKAIDNSLGEPLTIWCSVSHPSTIISAYFVKANDKKGISKVDGRLISSQNTSYTFHKPTVNDAAQWKCLLKTSTGEEGAYLEIYSRPVLLNTNDSKVQYVYEGKDLPLNCIVKGHPKPVTKWTRKEIPIPYRNKEYNITGSSLTLKNVHQDKGGIYICTAINKFRVNGSEHVYKTIMEHEIKVKSELGWILPLIIIIVTLIVLVTVIGVCEWRKRNIQLNSQEYE from the exons atgttagCAGTAATATTCtttgttttaataacttACTCGACTACTAATATTCATTCAATAATTACAACATCTAAACCCCAAGAAAtcaaatatagaaaaaaagcTATAGATAACAGTTTAGGAGAACCACTAACTATATGGTGTAGTGTTTCACATCCATCAACAATTATATCTGCATACTTTGTAAAAgcaaatgataaaaaaggGATTTCAAAAGTTGATGGTCGTCTTATATCATCTCAAAATACATCATATACATTTCATAAACCAACAGTTAATGATGCTGCACAATGGAAATGCTTATTAAAAACAAGTACTGGAGAAGAAGGGGcatatttagaaatatattcTCGTCCTGTGCTTTTAAATACTAATGATTCTAAAGTCCAATATGTTTATGAGGGTAAAGACTTACCATTAAATTGTATAGTAAAAGGACATCCAAAACCCGTAACCAAATGGACGAGAAAAGAAATTCCTATTCCATACCGtaataaagaatataatatCACTGGTAGTAgcttaacattaaaaaatgtacaCCAAGATAAAGGTGGTATCTATATATGTACAGcgataaataaatttagagTTAATGGAAGTGAACATGTATACAAGACAATAATGGAGCatgaaataaaagttaagTCAGAGCTTGGTTGGATTTTGCCTTTAATTATCATAATAGTAACATTAATAGTATTGGTTACTGTTATAGGAGTATGTGAATggagaaaaagaaatattcaatt gaATTCTCAGGAgtatgaataa